A single window of Priestia filamentosa DNA harbors:
- a CDS encoding cob(I)yrinic acid a,c-diamide adenosyltransferase encodes MDIYTKTGDKGKTSLIGGRVDKDDMRVEAYGTIDELNSFVGQAASLIEAKELEDMKEELLTIQHELFDCGSDLAYAKKGHPFKVSDEMSEKLEKSIDRYMEESPAIERFILPGGTQLAATLHVCRTVTRRAERFVVTVSKEHEINKSVLSYLNRLSDYFFAAARAANARAKVSDVEYVRSAKVFKPNNTK; translated from the coding sequence ATGGACATTTATACGAAAACAGGTGACAAAGGAAAAACAAGTTTAATAGGAGGACGCGTTGATAAAGACGATATGCGAGTTGAAGCATATGGAACAATTGATGAGTTAAACAGTTTTGTTGGGCAGGCAGCCTCTCTTATTGAAGCGAAAGAGCTGGAGGATATGAAAGAAGAGCTGCTGACGATTCAGCACGAGCTTTTTGACTGTGGCAGCGACCTTGCATATGCGAAGAAAGGACACCCGTTTAAAGTGAGCGATGAAATGAGCGAGAAGCTTGAAAAAAGCATTGATCGCTATATGGAGGAATCTCCAGCAATTGAACGATTTATTCTCCCGGGGGGCACACAGCTTGCTGCAACGCTTCACGTTTGTCGTACAGTTACAAGAAGAGCGGAGCGTTTTGTTGTTACAGTAAGTAAAGAACACGAAATTAATAAAAGTGTCTTATCTTATCTTAACCGTTTATCAGATTACTTTTTCGCAGCGGCACGGGCTGCAAATGCACGAGCAAAGGTAAGCGATGTTGAATATGTAAGAAGTGCTAAAGTATTTAAGCCAAATAATACGAAGTAA
- the rarD gene encoding EamA family transporter RarD, with amino-acid sequence MEEQRTKLDSHGVAYTAAAYMMWGILPLYWKLLESVPSGEILAYRILWSFIFMILLLAFSRSFQKVKEQWKLMTKGQIIALAGASILISINWFVYIWAVNANLVVEASLGYYVNPLVSVLLGVIFLKEKLNFWQLIAVLLAAVGVGILTFQYGTFPWIALSLALSFGFYGLVKKKLTLEPKVGLTLETLFVTPVALFYVLFLFANGHGILMDVSLLTFILLAGGGIVTAVPLLYFAKGAQRIPLSMVGFLQYIAPTIMLFVGTVVFHEPFSSSQLLTFMLIWIGSIIFSLSKTKFMLSHQPRFKKESSLH; translated from the coding sequence ATGGAAGAACAACGAACAAAACTTGATAGCCACGGCGTTGCTTATACCGCCGCGGCTTATATGATGTGGGGAATTCTTCCGCTATATTGGAAGTTGCTTGAAAGCGTGCCTTCAGGGGAAATTTTAGCATATCGCATTTTATGGTCTTTTATTTTTATGATTCTCCTTTTAGCGTTTTCACGTAGCTTTCAAAAGGTAAAAGAACAGTGGAAGTTAATGACAAAAGGGCAGATTATCGCCTTGGCAGGGGCTTCAATTTTGATTAGCATAAACTGGTTTGTTTACATATGGGCTGTAAATGCTAACTTAGTTGTTGAAGCGAGTTTGGGGTATTATGTAAATCCGCTCGTTAGCGTCTTACTTGGCGTTATCTTTTTAAAAGAAAAACTAAATTTTTGGCAATTGATCGCGGTGTTATTAGCGGCTGTTGGGGTTGGAATCCTTACTTTTCAATATGGAACTTTTCCATGGATTGCCCTTTCCCTTGCTTTGAGCTTTGGATTTTACGGACTTGTAAAGAAAAAGTTAACGTTAGAGCCAAAGGTTGGTCTAACACTTGAGACACTTTTTGTGACGCCCGTTGCTCTTTTTTATGTGCTGTTTTTGTTTGCAAACGGACATGGCATTTTAATGGACGTTTCATTATTAACGTTCATTCTTTTAGCAGGAGGTGGAATTGTAACAGCTGTTCCTCTTCTTTATTTTGCAAAAGGAGCTCAACGCATTCCACTATCAATGGTTGGTTTTTTACAGTATATTGCGCCAACTATTATGCTTTTTGTAGGAACGGTTGTATTTCATGAACCTTTCTCTTCCTCACAGCTTTTAACTTTTATGCTGATTTGGATTGGCTCGATTATTTTTTCATTGTCTAAAACGAAGTTTATGCTTTCTCATCAACCGCGCTTTAAAAAGGAAAGTTCGCTTCATTAA
- a CDS encoding MerR family transcriptional regulator — MKTEEASYRDKKVMSIGIVKELTGLSERQIRYYEKRQLLFPERTSTGIRKYSFSDVERLMDIADKIEEGVQTKEIRHELARREEKNKNKTNEIRNRMLQGQLNAHFHSRNY, encoded by the coding sequence ATGAAAACAGAAGAAGCTTCATACCGTGATAAAAAAGTGATGTCAATTGGGATTGTGAAAGAACTAACAGGTTTGTCCGAACGACAAATTCGCTATTATGAGAAAAGACAGCTTCTTTTTCCTGAGAGAACGTCGACTGGTATTCGAAAATATTCTTTTTCTGATGTAGAGCGATTAATGGATATTGCTGATAAAATTGAGGAAGGAGTTCAAACAAAAGAAATAAGACATGAGCTTGCTCGCCGTGAGGAAAAGAATAAAAACAAAACAAATGAAATCCGCAACAGAATGCTCCAAGGGCAGCTTAATGCCCACTTTCACTCAAGAAACTACTAA
- a CDS encoding CobW family GTP-binding protein, with the protein MKKVDVFILSGFLGSGKTTLLRQLLQEEKEHGRNVGVIMNEAGETAVDSEVLPNEVPLAELLNGCVCCTIQGQLEEQLEEMISSYTLDAIYIETTGIAHPIEVLDGCITPSLSERITVRSIITVVNSKLLLELDSLSNRAQKLFLEQIRHGDLLLLNKEDLLTEDEKANTLMKVQMLNEGAKTILTTQARVPLSYILTQTRSRTASHEPTHMHHHLHIETFAYHEDSAYNGAKLEDFLKSLPQSVYRVKGYVRLQGNDKLYSLQYAYGTPLLMPVELQAKPSLVFIGENLQPQILEQGLNSAI; encoded by the coding sequence ATGAAAAAAGTAGACGTTTTTATTTTATCCGGATTTCTAGGAAGCGGCAAAACAACGCTTCTTCGCCAACTTCTTCAAGAAGAAAAAGAGCACGGAAGAAATGTTGGCGTCATAATGAACGAAGCTGGAGAAACAGCTGTGGATTCGGAAGTTTTACCAAATGAAGTTCCTCTTGCAGAACTTTTAAATGGATGTGTATGTTGTACAATTCAAGGACAGCTTGAAGAGCAGCTTGAAGAAATGATTTCTTCTTATACCCTTGACGCCATTTACATTGAAACAACAGGCATTGCTCATCCTATTGAGGTGCTTGACGGATGTATAACCCCTTCTCTTTCAGAGCGTATTACAGTTCGGTCTATTATTACGGTTGTAAATAGCAAACTTTTACTTGAGCTTGATTCTCTTTCAAACCGTGCGCAAAAGCTCTTTTTGGAACAAATTCGACACGGTGACCTTCTTCTCTTAAATAAAGAAGATTTGCTGACAGAGGATGAAAAAGCAAATACGCTTATGAAAGTCCAAATGTTAAATGAGGGAGCTAAAACGATTTTAACAACACAAGCACGCGTCCCACTTTCATATATTCTTACGCAAACACGCTCACGTACGGCTTCACATGAACCGACACATATGCACCATCATTTGCATATTGAAACTTTCGCTTATCATGAAGACAGCGCGTATAATGGCGCAAAGCTTGAAGATTTTTTAAAAAGCTTGCCGCAGTCTGTTTATCGTGTTAAAGGATACGTGCGACTGCAAGGAAACGATAAATTATATTCGCTTCAGTATGCATATGGCACGCCTCTTTTAATGCCTGTTGAACTACAAGCGAAACCGTCTCTTGTTTTTATTGGCGAAAACTTGCAGCCTCAAATCCTTGAACAAGGTCTGAACAGCGCGATATAA
- a CDS encoding ketopantoate reductase family protein has product MKILVVGAGGVGGYFGARLAESGEDVTFLVREKRAKRLREDGLVVKSIHGDIHIQPSLVTKETPEIFDVVLLSTKAYHLQEVMEDLTGFVGEETVIVPLLNGFAHVEQLEMKFGAERVSGGLCFIETTLNEHGHIIQTSGVHKITFGERTGVGSERMDKLEQAFAKTKAMYKNSDRVLRDMWNKYLFITTLSSVTTLTRAPIGAVLESKDGEQFVEALMIEIKMVMDAIEAPLSENIVQRHMETMHKQDYGMKSSMQRDMEKELPVEGDHLQGYLLQKAKEQGMRCPYLEAVYQNLKVYEVQKNKRSL; this is encoded by the coding sequence ATGAAAATCTTAGTAGTAGGAGCTGGCGGTGTTGGCGGCTATTTCGGAGCTAGACTTGCTGAGAGTGGTGAAGACGTTACTTTTTTAGTTCGTGAAAAAAGGGCAAAGCGTTTGCGTGAAGATGGACTTGTTGTGAAAAGCATTCATGGCGATATCCACATTCAACCTTCTCTTGTTACGAAAGAAACTCCAGAGATATTTGATGTTGTGCTTTTGTCTACAAAAGCTTATCATCTGCAAGAAGTTATGGAGGATTTAACAGGATTTGTGGGAGAGGAAACGGTAATTGTTCCTCTTTTAAACGGTTTTGCGCACGTAGAGCAGCTTGAAATGAAGTTCGGAGCCGAGCGAGTAAGCGGAGGTCTATGCTTTATTGAAACAACCCTAAATGAACACGGACATATTATCCAGACGAGTGGAGTACATAAAATTACCTTTGGAGAACGAACAGGTGTAGGCAGTGAACGGATGGATAAACTTGAACAAGCGTTTGCGAAAACAAAAGCCATGTATAAAAATAGTGATCGTGTATTGAGGGATATGTGGAATAAGTATTTGTTTATTACAACTCTTTCAAGCGTCACAACGCTAACTCGAGCACCAATTGGGGCTGTTTTAGAATCAAAGGATGGCGAACAGTTTGTAGAGGCGTTGATGATAGAAATTAAAATGGTGATGGATGCCATTGAGGCTCCTTTGAGTGAAAACATTGTGCAAAGGCATATGGAAACAATGCATAAGCAAGACTACGGGATGAAATCTTCCATGCAGCGCGATATGGAAAAAGAACTTCCTGTAGAAGGAGACCATCTTCAAGGTTATTTGTTGCAAAAGGCAAAAGAACAAGGAATGCGCTGTCCATATTTAGAAGCGGTATATCAAAACTTAAAAGTATATGAAGTGCAAAAAAATAAAC